One Rhinoderma darwinii isolate aRhiDar2 chromosome 6, aRhiDar2.hap1, whole genome shotgun sequence DNA window includes the following coding sequences:
- the LOC142655479 gene encoding uncharacterized protein LOC142655479 translates to MPRGMDVERLILFIQEHPAIWDNRCEEYHNRTVKEDAWELVAQNLFGQEWETGRTRDRTRLVQDIKTRWRSCRDQFRREMGDKGRSGDGASRKRPYMYTKQLMFLKDIMDMRTTTDNLEDTAEETDVGESVAEAPAPNILPPSPEPTPQEPAPGQSERPVGSPAQERPVRARSRRLRAPQPSTSAQVDTRVLEYLRRAAEEDGNDAFGRSIVPLLRLVPMDLMGRLQASIVTLIDACRPPHNPHPCFTAIEQWRNTYMPPPTAQVPGQFHPVPHMARPHPYMRPMAPHFAGPTFQPPHQHHYAGQEQPTQLQVQHSGAEMQAYASPAQLYQHL, encoded by the exons atgccgcgcgggatggatgtggagcgcctcattCTTTTTATCCAGGAGCATCCAGCAATATGGGATAacagatgtgaggagtatcacaacaggacggtgaaggaggacgcatgggagttggtggcccaaaacctctttgggcaagagtgggagacaggccgaacccgtgaccgcactcggttgg tccaagatatcaagacacggtggcggagctgccgtgatcaattcaggcgagagatgggtgacaagggacgcagcggagatggggcatctcgcaaacggccctacatgtatacgaaacagctgatgttcctgaaggacatcatggatatgcgcac aaccaccgacaatttggaggatacagcagaggagactgacgtgggggagtctgtggccgaagcccctgctcccaatatcctgccacccagccccgagccgacaccccaggagcccgcaccaggccagtcagaacggccggttggctctccagcccaggagcggcccgtgcgagcccgcagtcggcgtcttcgtgccccacagccctccacatctgcccaggtggatacgcgggtactcGAGTATTTGaggcgagccgcagaggaggatggcaatgatgcctttggccgcagcattgtgcccctcctacgcctggtgccgatggaccttatgggccgtctgcaggcgtcgatcgtcacattgatcgacgcttgcagaccgccacacaatccccatccgtgtttcacggcaatcgagcagtggcgaaatacttacatgccgccacccacggcccaggtgcctggccaatttcaccctgttccccatatggcccgtccgcatccatacatgcgccctatggctccccactttgcggggcccacattccagccaccacatcagcaccactatgctggccaggaacaacctacccagctccaggtccagcatagtggtgctgaaatgcaggcatatgcctccccagcccaactataccaacacctctga
- the SUMO3 gene encoding small ubiquitin-related modifier 3 isoform X1, translated as MSEEKPKETVKTENDHINLKVAGQDGSVVQFKIKRHTPLSKLMKAYCDRQGLSMRHIRFRFDGQPINETDTPAQLEMEDEDTIDVFQQQTGGMC; from the exons ATGTCTGAGGAGAAGCCTAAG GAAACCGTGAAGACCGAGAATGACCACATCAATCTTAAAGTGgcaggacaggatggatctgtggTCCAGTTCAAAATCAAACGACACACTCCTCTCAGCAAGTTAATGAAGGCATACTGTGACAGACAG GGTTTGTCAATGAGACACATACGGTTCAGGTTCGATGGTCAGCCTATTAATGAAACGGACACCCCAGCACAG CTTGAGATGGAAGATGAGGATACCATTGATGTGTTTCAACAACAGACAGGTGGCATGTGCTAA
- the SUMO3 gene encoding small ubiquitin-related modifier 3 isoform X2, whose product METVKTENDHINLKVAGQDGSVVQFKIKRHTPLSKLMKAYCDRQGLSMRHIRFRFDGQPINETDTPAQLEMEDEDTIDVFQQQTGGMC is encoded by the exons ATG GAAACCGTGAAGACCGAGAATGACCACATCAATCTTAAAGTGgcaggacaggatggatctgtggTCCAGTTCAAAATCAAACGACACACTCCTCTCAGCAAGTTAATGAAGGCATACTGTGACAGACAG GGTTTGTCAATGAGACACATACGGTTCAGGTTCGATGGTCAGCCTATTAATGAAACGGACACCCCAGCACAG CTTGAGATGGAAGATGAGGATACCATTGATGTGTTTCAACAACAGACAGGTGGCATGTGCTAA